The Lolium perenne isolate Kyuss_39 chromosome 6, Kyuss_2.0, whole genome shotgun sequence genome segment gacccattttgaccctaaaacccttgtatcggcacctcccaaccatgggatcaccatgaatgcaaaaaccaacctacaaagagaaattaaaaaagggtggggcacaccaccatgcacaagtgtgccaaatattggccccatccaaggtggtttggtatgttttaggccatggtagacccattttgaccctaaaaccctagtatcggcacctcccaaccatgggatcaccatgaatgcaaaaaccaacctacaaagagaaattaaaaaagggtggggcacaccaccatgcacaagtgtgccaaatattggccccatccaaggtggtttgatatgttttaggccatggtagacccaatttgacactaaaacccttgtatcggcacctcccaaccatgggatcaccatgaatgaaaaaaccaacctacaaagagcaattcaaaaagggtggggcacaccaccatgcacaagtgtgccaaatattggccccatccaaggtggtttggtatgttttaggccatggtagacccattttgaccctaaaaccctagtatcggcacctcccaaccatgggatcaccatgaatgcaaaaaccaaccaacaaagagaaattaaaaaagggtgtggcacaccaccatgcacaagtgtgccaaatattggccccatccaaggtggtttggtatgttttaggccatggtagacccattttgacactaaaacccttgtatcggcacctcccaaccatgggatcaccatgaatgaaaaaaccaacctacaaagagaaattaaaaaagggtggggcacactaccatgcacaagtgtgccaaatattggccccatccaaggtggtttggtatgttttaggccatggtagacccattttgaccctaaaacccttgtatcggcacctcccaaccatgggatcaccatgaatgaaaaaaccaacctacaaagagcaattaaaaaagggtggggcacaccaccatgcacaagtgtgccaaatattggccccatccaaggtggtttggtatgttttaggccatggtagacccattttgaccctaaaaccctagtatcggcacctcccaaccatgggatcaccatgaatgtaaaaaccaacctagaaacaccaagccaaaaagggtggggcacaccaccatgcacaagtgtgccaaatattggccccacccaaggtggtttgatattttttaggccatggtagacacattttgaccctaaaaccctagtatcgccacctcccaaccatgggatcaccatgaatgtaaatacCAACCTAcaaacaccaagccaaaaagggtggggcacaccaccatgcacaagtgtgccaaatattggccccatccaaggtggttgggtatgttttaggccatggtagaccattttgaccctaaaaccctagtatcggcacctcccaaccatgggatcaccatgaatgcaaaaaccaacctacaaagagaaattaaaaaagggtggggcacaccaccatgcacaagtgtgccaaatattggccccatccaaggtggtttggtatgttttaggccatggtagacccattttgaccctaaaaccctagtatcggcacctcccaaccatgggatcaccatgaatgtaaaaaccaacctagaaacaccaagccaaaaagggtggggcacaccaccatgcacatgtgtgccaaatattggccccacccaaggtggttgggtattttttaggccatggtagacacattttgaccctaaaaccctagtatcggcacctcccaaccatggagcATCCACTAGTTATTCCAGAATATCTAAAAATGAAAAATATCTTCACATTCCATGATTGATTGTGTTACATACCATGTCTATAAATTTTGAGGTGATTTGGAGgaggtcgaaaaaatcacttGCTTAAAAAATGGGGCTAAAGTTATACCAAACGGTCCGTCGTAGAGCAAGTGATTTTTTCGACCATCTCTAAATCACCTCAATTTTTTATAGGCTCCCATGTATGTAATATCAATtattattaaaaaaattaaaaataaactTTACCATTTTATTTCAATCAGTATACTTTCAAGTATATATTTTGATAAAGGACAATTCGAAAACAAATTAATGAAAACATACAAGGTTGGGTTGATCTGCCAACCTTCAATGCATCTTTTGTACTTTTTCTGTATATGAACTTTTTACAAATTCGATTTTTTAAATTCACATATGAAATATCAGatacaaataacatatgaaatATCAGatacaaataacatatgaaatTGCTACTCTGTTTTATTCTCATGACATTGGTGGTTGCTATTCTCATCACATAGCGGCTTGCTATTCATTCATGTAACTTATCTACTATGTTTTTTAAACTATTGAATACATTATGACAGAGATCAAATTGGTACATAACTCAATATTACTGAACTATCAAATTTTCAAACAAGCAAAATTTTAGAATTACCATTTCCTTGCAAACAAGATAATATTTATGGACTACCATTTTTCCAACAGAACATGGATGGTAGATAAAAAGGCTGACAATACTTTGTAGCCATCCATAACTTCACTTATCTTATAACAAAGTGAAGAACCAGCAAAAGCAAACACAGTGTGCTACATACCATCTAGCACACTGGTACAGTGCATACATAGCTACCATAGCTAAAGTTCACATGCCTAGCAAGTCCATACATAGTTACCGCACCATAACAGAAGGTGCACACATAAACTAGCAGTTCTTAATAacatacattacttaacatcatCATATCTACTGATGATGTACTTCTTCACTAACTTTTTCAGGCATTCAGTCAATCCTGACCATAGTACTCCAGTACTTTCCTCAGGGCAGCATGGTTCGCCTTGTCGCGGAGATCCTTCGGGTGCACCTCCTTCACATGGCTAACAAGTCCTTCACGCATACCATCCCTAGGAACCTGCTTGGAGGGATGGAACttgcagtagtacctcccatcagGTTTCATGTAAGCACTGATTCCCTcagcccagatcttctcctccaccTTCTTCTCATATGACAGCACATTGTACTTGCTGACTTCATTATCAGATGAAGCATCTGAGTTGTACTGCAAAACAACAATGTCACAATCATATGTCACAACTATTGTACAGCAATGAGTTCAATAAACTTGTCAACCATGCACAATCAATATTGAGAATGCTCTCTTACCGACACGGCGTCCCCGGACTCGACCTCGCTGGAAATGTAGGAGTGGCCAGAGTCCTCCGAGTCATCAAACTCCTCAAACTTCCTCTTGCGGACAGAGGAGGTCTCACCAAGCTGATGGAATATATACAGATTATTATGTCAATCTAAATTGCAATCATACCAGCATAACACATATACTACAAatccttattgcaatcattacaaTAACAGGCCAGTAACATTATATTTCTCCTACTATGTTAAGGTGAAACATAATTCTGTCAACCTATCATTAATACTGATCTTAATATCATAGAGTAATCATAGTCAATATTATGTTTCACCTTACCATAATGTTGCTCATAATAATAAATTTCATAGAGGAAATAGAGTCCAGATTCTATAGAGGAATGCCCCTGGAGCAGCAGTACCATAATAATAAGCAATAATTATCACCATAAGATGTTAACTAAGCAGCATTTAGGGGTTTTTAGCTTCTAACACCCATAAGTGGAGGTCCTGCCAAATCATACCTTTTCAAATAATAGATACACATGCTATTATTCATACTGTGGTGATGTACAATTATAGTAACTACATATTTTCCCATATGTTTGTGTACAATCATGTATATATACTAATTGATAAAATTGAACATAACCTGTGACTGCATAATATTTTTTACAAAATAAATGCAGGGAACAAATTATTATGTCAATGTTGTTGCCATCATAGCAAGATAACACTCCTGGAGCACAACAACATTACCATAGATTTAGAAATCAATGTGAATCCTAAAGCAATTATGCAATCATGTAATAAAAACTTACTAATGAAGCTCTGTACCAAACAATTGATGATACTACTAACAAATAAATTGTGCACGCGGTAATCAAACCAGATAAATTGTGCACAGGTGATATAAATTGTGGTCACATGACAATAAAATCCCCCTTAACTACGAATGCACACGGATGTCAAACCAGATTAAAAAAAACCCTTGCCAACATACACAAACCATAGGACAATCTGCTAGATCCATTTGGTCCACAGTAATCAAGCCCTTATCACAATTCATATATGATTCGTCTGTTCTTCGGTTTGATCTAACCCTAATCACCATCAAATAAGGGCAAATAAGCTGAGGAGTTGAGAGGATAGCACATACCAGAGGGTCTTCCGCCATTGGCTGCACATTCAGATCCGGCACGATCTCGCCGCCGAGTCCGTGCTCCTGCTCATCCGCCACCGTCAGCACCAAGCCTCCGCCCGACGCGGCCGCACCACGACGGCTCCATCCACCCGGCACCACATCTGCCTCCGCCACGCCGGTGTTCTTGACCAAGGTAGCGGCGGACGCCCGCGCAGTGGAGCTGCTACCCTCCATCGGCCTCCGATTCGACGGAAATGCGCGGAGAAGAAGGGATTGGAGAAGAGAACTGGCACTGGAGACGGAGTGGAGAAGACGAAGTGGCCGAGGGAGAGGGTTTTCTCCGTACCTGATTTGGGGGGGAAATGGTGGGGCGAGGGAGGCGGAGCAGCCGACGAAGGTTTTATACGTCCCTTCCTCTTCGGTACACGCACGTGACTTCGCCACGTACACGACGGTAGACCGAATACGTACAGAACAGTCGCGGGCCATACGGGCTTGTACGGGCCCTATACGTATCTGTCAGAAACGTCAAATTACGAAATTAACCCTGAATCCGAACAGGTATCGCACGATCAGAACCGTTGATGTGTTTTGACCATTCCACTTTTCGCCgggggggagcaccggagcagaagcGCGGGAGAACGCCCTCATCTGGAAAGCCCTCGTCATCCCGGCGCTCTGTGGTGCACGGGTCCTTAACCTTGTTGAAGGAGTCGACAAGGCACCCGCCGAAACCCTAGAAGTTGAAGATGCCAACAACAAGAAGATCACCATCGCCAATCCTGAGTATGAGTCCTGGATCGCTCGTGATCAACAAGTGCTGAGGTGGCTTCTCAACGCCCTCTCACCGGATATCCTTGCCCATGTCGTTGGCCTGGAGACCTCGGCTGAAGTTTGGGACTCTCTCAACAGCCACGTCGCTGCCAAGTCCAAGACGCGTATCCAGCAGCTTCGCTCCGCGCTCAATGACACCCGCAAGAATGATCTCTCCGCAGATAAGTACTTTGCCAAGATGAAATCCATTGCTTCTGAACTTGCCGCCGCCGGGAAAGCCTTAGATGATGATGTGCTTGTGTACTATGTGCTGCATGGTCTTGGAAATCAATATAACAATCTTCGTGTTGCAGTCCGTGCAAATCCA includes the following:
- the LOC127309562 gene encoding uncharacterized protein, which produces MEGSSSTARASAATLVKNTGVAEADVVPGGWSRRGAAASGGGLVLTVADEQEHGLGGEIVPDLNVQPMAEDPLLGETSSVRKRKFEEFDDSEDSGHSYISSEVESGDAVSYNSDASSDNEVSKYNVLSYEKKVEEKIWAEGISAYMKPDGRYYCKFHPSKQVPRDGMREGLVSHVKEVHPKDLRDKANHAALRKVLEYYGQD